Sequence from the Ascaphus truei isolate aAscTru1 chromosome 3, aAscTru1.hap1, whole genome shotgun sequence genome:
caggcggtcaatttgccataactgcatacaatatgaatgcaaccttgcttacatgtataggtttagtagtgaatgctcatgtgcttcacatattacatctaaaacagcatgtttgctatctcttggaacagctagcagtgtaggaaactggtgcttctattattattaatttacctcatatattttatatgtttttcaagggcggacaagttcagcaagcagaaaagaaatgtgggacacaatagtcattggtgtcaatgcgtgtgggaatcatgtgagggacaagcggaattgtcacaagagatttgatgatattaggtccaaattgaaaaagaaaatacaacaccaacgcgtgcatgctactggcactggaggtgggccgacaccacaacgtctcatattaagtccattggaggagctgctttgggcaaaattacttcccgtcgtcgtggaaggcttacctggtgaccgtgatataggaatttatccctcacaatttccaccaggtgagaaatattaatgtactaggcgtgtcgttgcttacagttattttgcatatttacactgctttttatactgtcttcacaatataagcatacctgcatctatatatgtatatgtctgattctgtatatatatatatctcaaaatagacatatatgttgtagtcctactaaaagcagtaactaatatagcacgtaccattgtgtgctcatttacatgtgaattcccaaaatgcattgctgcagtggaagcaattgatggtggccgaagatggggaacaacagggtagtacacatgtgtaacacatgttaatgagaaattattactagctacaggtagagaacataaatatgtataatattattgtgtattttatttattttactccgacaaacatgacattactgcctattttaagcatgcatcaaatatattgcatgcaacggcctacaaacatcacttgcactaacacatctatagttgtttatgaaaaggtccatttttgctttaagtcatatacagacagcataatgaggcacacgtatcatatgttatgtcattgttttcataacttaaaaactgcacacgactatttagctcatctaccattgtgttaaagcagctgcaattaatatctcatcacagcatacacttcaacagagggggtggggttcagcacacacactaattacagcctcattttagggtcaacttagttcacaccattttcacctgtttcaagtaattgaaaggtgtggctgattaggctttttggggaagggaataccgttcttacaacctgactagcacaactgaagttaatcacactcatttgaaagcttcactttagctactaaatgccccaacaactcattacttatcaaagcgtacgtcacacattagttcactcatatctatagttgaactactatcaacgacacattatcacacactgcatgtcttgtcttgttgagtgacagccacattcaggtgtgccacatcttatattaatgtaccacacatatcctctaccaaaaacaacactttttgcaatatgaccaccttcatgataaccattgtgaatggtcatctcatgatagttatgtacattatgatactgatatcactacacaacatatgatttttatgtacaaatttaatctatttatcctcacgcattactgcagaaacatagtatgttttatgttagggaactcaaaagttctaagtacgcagtcatgtacattgttattacaactatttatgttcactttcacacacacattttgggttaaggaaatgatgctgttaggtactcataaatacagaacatacaataactgtttgttcaatatttacacatgtaaatgtaaaacttatgttattgttatatatagttgcccctgaaggacatgtgtcacctgagactgaacaagtgtcttcacctgggtcagccagctcaacacacctagaaggtgagtgtatcagttggtggccatataatatgtgctcttctatatgttatgttgtcatgttcattatttgttttgcacatcttctttaaataggattacttagtgtcagtgaaaatgaagtgtaaggcaacatgtattgtgttagtgatgttaactatcatgtaggagttgtgagtttacagcaagttttcattcactcatatttcatactgagtccaaacattattcttaagtcaaggtagtttttaatgtgaggttataaaacgtatggaaacatgttagttgttacttatgacacagtagaattacatagtaacacagcagagattaacatgccatttaataatgtgtacatttatttgtagaacatgatgaagaggattatgatgatgatgatgatgatgccgccgccgccatagacacacaaatacaagcaagtgaccatgaagaggttccaattgaaactgttttaccgccaaatcgtccagcaaataccacatatgatgcaattgtagcttctgagggaaaaattgtggaagcagaaaatcgtcgccattctgacctgatgacagtgctggaaaggatgattgcactgcaggaagaaacagtttcacaattggcacatctccacagagtcttcattgaagtgcctaaacagttgcaaaaaatcaacacctcattcgaagcattagttgttcagcaaacacaagctaattactggagaatgactaatgtaccacaattcaacatcaACACGTCACAGGCAGGATCCTTACATGCTgggcagttttcaccacattcatctgatcttcattcaccaggcccgaatgttaccggtcaagtagcagacattgctgtgcaggttcctgtcgacatcctaccgctgccatctgtacaaattcagcagctgacacctacaaaggaggccacaaaaagaaaacacaagcagttactactgaccagtttttgatcaaaaacaacaaaagacacacatgaaacagaccaaccatcacttgtgcagtgtctaccaacttgctcacatgtgtcagtgggcacaagccctgtccgtgaacagtcactacccaaaagccctgtaggtgagtcactgcccaaaagccctgtaggtgaatcgctgcccaaaagccctgtaggtgaatcactgcccaaaagccctgtaggtgaatcactgcccaaaagacctgtaggtgagtcactggccacaagccctgtaggtgagtcactgcccaaaagccctgtaggtgaatcactgcccaaaagccctgtaggtgagtcactggccacaagccctgcccgtgaagtgccagaggccactcaaagtggctctgttgtggctaaagttggtggcaaaaaaaaaaggaaaattcaagagacaacaagcaggcctgttactcgctcgcaaaaggaaaaaataaataaattttataattcacaaaatatgtctttggccttgttttgttgacttcagattatctaattactattgtatgtatgctgaagactgtgttgtttccaaactttcaagtatgttcttgtacacgtgaagttttggaaatgttaacactcctaattaatgaatagtgttataaatattgatgtattaatcgtctgttcagtaatggtccaccaggagccagttgctaagtttagagaagctgccattgactttgcagcaaaacattgcatttgggtgtgttaattgatgtaatcattgcatgtgcatattattttcatgcaattataaaagcacctatttaactgcaaacatctttcttgtacgtgtacagcaggattttgtgttaaatattacttacctttggtggccattgtaatgttgtcctttaatcatttatgtgttcttgtttcaagaacatctctgaattgatactaatatatttgtagtatgtattgatatatgcacacacacacacacacacacacacagacacacactgtgtgtgtgtgtgtgtgtgtgtgtgtgtgtgtgtgtgtgtgtgtgtgtgtgtgtgtgtgtgtgtgtgtgtgtgtgtgtgtgtgtgtgtgtgtgtgtgtgtgtgtgtgtgtgtgtgtgtgtgtgtgtgtgtgtatatatagtactatctaaactggtatagatgtatttacaaaaaacatacacttcatgcttccttgtgaaaacacactattttaataatacaggcctaatgtttgacaactatactaagtgtgagcctctaacattattgggtgcaaacaaatgtttattacttaattcactcatgtttatcaccatttaaataggtttcatacaaggcctacttactgccatcaatatgttgtgtgtactcctgcaatataaaaaaaataactatatatatatatatatatatatatatatatatatatatatatatatatatatatataaaaataactatatatatatatatatatatatatatatatatacatatatacacacacacacacacacacacacacacacacacacacacacacacacacacacacacacacacacacactatacatatagtacaatatacactttatatatatatatatatatatttatgagagagatatatttatatatatatatatagatacacacgtatttaaattcatgcagacaggtagttaaccagactttcaaatacacacagaaatgtatgtgggaaaaaaacatttcattttgcaggtgtgtgtatttactgatatggctgtctaagcactattttcacacagtgctctttgttatttttcaagaaaactcaatgttactgaaataaaagtgtaggaatgttttcacaaacgagataaaaaaatgatacatgtttttcccacattcgcctatcactaaccacaaaagttaaaccaattaaaaggacacatccaattggcgtttgaaataaggagtaaaagtagttacttttgttgaccttgaaaacgaaacacaggaatttgttagccattgagcagaatcattttgatgagcaaagaagacagaactgcacacatcttttgtgctactctgacatggctgatgaattcgttaacaatatgaatcccctcttaggttataagtacatggtttcagaagcaattttgaacagtcgcggacacaaagcgagcacacgccaaatctatgatttgattcgagcaaaatatccttattaccaagaccgtaggcatgcgcggaattttaattcatcaataagattcactttatcaactaatgacttttttgaacgtgtgcaggataagc
This genomic interval carries:
- the LOC142490736 gene encoding uncharacterized protein LOC142490736 → MAEFGTGRKRRDPEVAPEGHVSPETEQVSSPGSASSTHLEEHDEEDYDDDDDDAAAAIDTQIQASDHEEVPIETVLPPNRPANTTYDAIVASEGKIVEAENRRHSDLMTVLERMIALQEETVSQLAHLHRVFIEVPKQLQKINTSFEALVVQQTQANYWRMTNVPQFNINTSQAGSLHAGQFSPHSSDLHSPGPNVTGQVADIAVQVPVDILPLPSVQIQQLTPTKEATKRKHKQLLLTSF